The Sorangiineae bacterium MSr11367 genome window below encodes:
- a CDS encoding cysteine--tRNA ligase, with protein MRLRNTYTKELETFVPLDPKEKLVTLYSCGPTVYSCAHIGNFRSFLLADVLRRTLELRGFTVRHVMNITDVGHMTEDHLADATGEDKLAKAARELGSDPFEVAAHFERMFAEDARAMGLRNYAPGEAEVDALHPRATGYVPEMLAMVQLLIERGHAYVDREGQVYFAVATFPEYGLLSGKVLDELEAGARVAVRSEKRDPHDFALWKVDPKHLMQWNPHGSAGWRPGERERLARLVPNGIDPRVKSGFPGWHIECSAMSRATLGPAIDVHTGGEDNVFPHHECEIAQSWGARSDDAAPKNFCRYWVHARHLLVNGKKMSKRDGTFITVRDLFNPRAQKRDDLAARLEAAGFTEGRVAPAVLRFALTSIAFGQQMNFTIDALVQARASVERIQSSYARAREIAGDGAASDAVAARVAEGTAEFDAAMDDNLNTARALAEVFGVVSATNQRELSPGDARAVQGFLERADAIFSVLDRRVRSGLFARDELARRAEEAIGEAHLPASPETPPAEAIEALVVHRFGARKRRDFAQADAIRGWLAERGVELEDIAAGGVRWRIR; from the coding sequence ATGAGACTGAGGAATACGTACACCAAAGAGCTGGAAACATTCGTCCCCCTGGACCCGAAGGAGAAGCTCGTCACGCTCTATAGCTGCGGGCCGACCGTCTACTCCTGCGCGCATATCGGGAACTTCCGCTCCTTTCTCCTCGCAGACGTCCTGCGACGGACCTTGGAGCTCCGCGGCTTCACCGTGCGCCACGTGATGAACATCACCGACGTGGGGCACATGACGGAGGACCACCTCGCCGACGCGACGGGGGAAGACAAGCTCGCCAAGGCTGCACGGGAGCTGGGGTCCGATCCCTTCGAGGTCGCCGCCCACTTCGAGCGCATGTTCGCCGAAGACGCTCGGGCGATGGGGCTCCGCAACTACGCGCCCGGCGAGGCGGAGGTCGACGCGTTGCACCCGCGAGCGACGGGGTACGTGCCGGAGATGCTCGCGATGGTCCAGCTCCTCATCGAGCGGGGGCATGCCTACGTCGACCGCGAGGGGCAGGTGTACTTCGCCGTCGCGACGTTCCCGGAGTACGGTCTCCTCTCGGGCAAAGTACTCGACGAGCTCGAGGCGGGCGCGCGCGTGGCGGTACGCTCGGAGAAACGCGATCCGCACGACTTCGCGCTGTGGAAGGTGGACCCGAAGCACTTGATGCAGTGGAACCCACACGGGAGCGCGGGGTGGCGGCCGGGCGAACGCGAGCGGCTCGCGCGGCTCGTGCCGAACGGGATCGATCCGCGCGTAAAGAGCGGCTTTCCTGGGTGGCACATCGAGTGCTCGGCCATGTCCCGCGCGACCTTGGGCCCGGCCATCGACGTCCATACCGGTGGCGAGGACAACGTGTTTCCGCACCACGAGTGCGAGATCGCGCAAAGCTGGGGGGCGCGCTCCGACGACGCTGCGCCGAAGAACTTTTGCCGCTATTGGGTGCACGCCCGGCATCTGCTGGTCAACGGCAAGAAGATGTCGAAGCGGGATGGAACCTTCATCACCGTGCGCGACCTCTTCAACCCGCGCGCGCAGAAGCGCGACGACCTCGCCGCGCGCCTCGAGGCGGCGGGCTTTACCGAAGGCCGCGTCGCGCCGGCGGTGCTGCGCTTCGCGCTCACGTCGATCGCGTTTGGGCAGCAGATGAACTTCACGATCGACGCGCTGGTGCAGGCGCGCGCGTCCGTGGAGCGAATCCAGTCGTCCTACGCCCGTGCGAGAGAAATCGCCGGCGATGGCGCCGCGTCCGATGCGGTGGCCGCGCGGGTGGCGGAAGGGACCGCGGAGTTCGATGCCGCCATGGATGACAACTTGAACACCGCGCGCGCCCTCGCCGAAGTGTTCGGGGTGGTCTCCGCGACGAACCAGCGCGAGCTCTCACCGGGCGACGCGCGCGCGGTTCAGGGATTCCTCGAGCGGGCCGACGCGATCTTCTCCGTGCTCGATCGACGCGTGCGCTCGGGGCTCTTTGCGCGCGACGAGCTGGCACGCCGCGCCGAGGAGGCGATCGGTGAAGCGCACCTACCAGCGTCGCCCGAAACGCCGCCCGCAGAGGCCATCGAGGCGCTCGTCGTGCACCGCTTCGGCGCGCGCAAGCGGCGGGACTTCGCGCAGGCCGATGCGATCCGCGGGTGGCTGGCCGAGCGCGGCGTGGAGCTCGAGGACATCGCCGCGGGCGGGGTTCGCTGGCGGATACGCTGA
- a CDS encoding formylglycine-generating enzyme family protein — protein MRRRLVLTSLVACSLLGAAGQKPLPAGMVRAPSGAFAIDATLVTRAAFAQFVAATGYVTTAERLGFGMGAREGMDDWEWERMPRASWRKPFREGTPETEGFLADDAPVTLVSWHDAAAFCAHHGKRLPTEAEWEHAMRAGSPGTRFPWGNAPERDGKLGLNFWQGSSHAHNTRADGFLYVSPVRAFPPNAWGIYDPVGNVWQWTADWFTPGHTRVLRGGSWWCGACTCEGYGLVFRGKARPDAAYNNNGFRCAMDLR, from the coding sequence GTGCGCCGCCGGCTCGTTCTGACCTCGCTCGTCGCGTGCTCATTGCTCGGTGCCGCCGGCCAAAAGCCACTTCCCGCTGGCATGGTGCGCGCGCCCAGCGGCGCCTTTGCCATCGATGCGACGTTGGTGACACGCGCTGCGTTCGCGCAGTTCGTCGCCGCCACGGGCTACGTCACCACGGCGGAGCGTCTCGGCTTCGGCATGGGTGCACGCGAAGGCATGGACGACTGGGAATGGGAGCGCATGCCGCGTGCCTCCTGGCGCAAACCTTTTCGCGAGGGCACACCCGAGACGGAAGGCTTTCTCGCCGACGACGCGCCCGTGACTTTGGTGAGCTGGCACGACGCCGCCGCGTTCTGTGCGCACCACGGCAAACGTCTCCCCACGGAGGCCGAATGGGAACATGCGATGCGTGCCGGCTCACCCGGCACGCGTTTCCCCTGGGGCAACGCGCCCGAGCGCGATGGAAAGCTGGGGCTCAATTTCTGGCAGGGTTCATCGCACGCGCACAACACGCGCGCCGACGGCTTTCTCTACGTCTCACCTGTCCGCGCCTTCCCGCCCAATGCGTGGGGCATCTACGATCCCGTGGGCAACGTCTGGCAATGGACCGCGGATTGGTTCACGCCCGGCCATACCCGCGTCCTGCGCGGTGGGTCGTGGTGGTGCGGCGCCTGCACCTGCGAAGGCTATGGCCTCGTCTTCCGCGGAAAAGCGCGTCCCGATGCCGCATACAACAACAATGGCTTTCGCTGCGCCATGGATTTGCGCTGA